A stretch of Halococcus sediminicola DNA encodes these proteins:
- a CDS encoding helix-turn-helix domain-containing protein, with the protein MTSACIVKARIPADEFAFYKALSSLPGIEFEVERIVLSGDKAPMPLFWIRNGEQEAIEAAISDDPSVQNLTLLSAFEDELLYRMEWISEVKPVLQILTNSKATITDAFGNDGQWILRILYPNRELLSKTIEYAEQEGLTIEIDAIRKMRGKTVGRFGLTEEQFEALEAAHETGYFDIPRDTDQNELADKLDISHQALSERLRRATDALIEDTLLVRKAEESDGQK; encoded by the coding sequence ATGACCAGCGCTTGCATCGTTAAGGCGCGAATTCCTGCTGATGAGTTTGCATTCTACAAAGCGCTAAGTTCGCTACCGGGCATCGAATTTGAAGTCGAGCGCATCGTCCTGAGCGGTGACAAGGCACCCATGCCACTCTTCTGGATACGAAACGGCGAGCAGGAAGCTATCGAAGCTGCCATCAGCGACGACCCAAGCGTCCAGAATCTCACACTTCTCTCCGCATTTGAAGACGAACTACTCTATCGTATGGAATGGATTTCGGAGGTGAAGCCCGTTCTTCAGATACTGACAAATTCAAAGGCAACAATTACTGATGCGTTCGGCAACGATGGTCAGTGGATCCTTCGGATACTATATCCCAACCGTGAGTTACTGAGTAAGACTATAGAATACGCCGAACAAGAGGGATTGACCATTGAAATAGATGCTATTCGGAAGATGAGAGGCAAAACAGTTGGCCGATTCGGGTTGACTGAAGAACAGTTCGAAGCACTCGAAGCTGCCCACGAAACGGGCTACTTCGACATTCCGCGCGACACCGATCAGAATGAGCTTGCTGACAAGCTCGATATCTCCCACCAAGCACTCTCCGAACGACTCCGCCGCGCAACAGACGCGCTCATCGAGGATACACTACTGGTTAGGAAAGCAGAGGAATCAGACGGGCAGAAATAA